The following are encoded together in the Xanthobacter autotrophicus Py2 genome:
- a CDS encoding fumarylacetoacetase (TIGRFAM: fumarylacetoacetase~PFAM: fumarylacetoacetate (FAA) hydrolase; Domain of unknown function DUF1969~KEGG: pfo:Pfl_0911 fumarylacetoacetase), which translates to MIDATHDPARTSWVASANGHSDFPIQNLPFGIFSPPGGQPRGGVAIGDDILDLAVALELGLFEGIAKAAAQAAAGSTLNAFFALGAAPRAALRARLVQLLDAHGVERSNVEPHAGRLLHRAADCTLHLPAAIGDYTDFYAGISHATNVGKLFRPDNPLLPNYKYVPIGYHGRASSIRPSGFDVRRPNGQRKRADEAEPTFGPSGNLDYELELGIFVGPGNALGEPVSIHAAGEHIAGFCLLNDWSARDIQGWEYQPLGPFLAKNFITTVSPWVVTPEALAPFRIPQPVRPQGDPAPLPYLLDAADQAQGALDITLEVLIETPGLKEKGLPPHRLSRGSSSDLYWTAAQFVAHHTCGGCNLSPGDLMGTGTISGPTPDSFGSLLELSQGGKAPLTLASGEERRFLEDGDTVIITGRAAREGFVSIGFGACSGTILPALG; encoded by the coding sequence ATGATCGACGCGACCCACGATCCCGCCCGCACCAGCTGGGTGGCCTCGGCCAACGGCCATTCCGACTTTCCCATCCAGAACCTGCCCTTCGGCATCTTCAGCCCGCCCGGCGGGCAACCGCGCGGGGGCGTCGCCATCGGCGACGACATCCTCGATCTCGCCGTGGCGCTGGAGCTGGGCCTGTTCGAGGGCATCGCCAAGGCGGCGGCGCAGGCGGCAGCAGGGTCGACCCTCAACGCCTTCTTCGCCCTCGGGGCGGCGCCGCGCGCCGCGTTGCGCGCGCGGCTCGTCCAGTTGCTGGATGCCCATGGCGTGGAGCGCTCCAACGTGGAGCCCCACGCCGGCCGGCTGCTGCACCGCGCCGCCGACTGCACCCTGCACCTGCCCGCCGCCATCGGCGACTATACGGATTTCTACGCCGGCATCTCCCACGCCACCAATGTGGGCAAGCTGTTCCGGCCGGATAACCCATTGCTGCCCAACTATAAATACGTGCCCATCGGCTATCACGGGCGGGCCTCCTCCATCCGGCCCTCGGGCTTCGACGTGCGCCGGCCCAACGGCCAGCGCAAGCGGGCCGACGAGGCGGAGCCGACCTTCGGCCCCTCCGGCAACCTCGACTACGAGCTGGAGCTGGGCATCTTCGTCGGGCCGGGCAACGCCCTCGGCGAGCCAGTTTCCATCCACGCCGCGGGCGAGCACATCGCCGGCTTCTGCCTGCTCAACGACTGGTCGGCCCGCGACATCCAGGGCTGGGAATACCAGCCGCTCGGCCCGTTCCTCGCCAAGAACTTCATCACCACCGTGTCGCCCTGGGTGGTGACGCCGGAAGCGCTGGCCCCCTTCCGCATCCCCCAGCCCGTGCGGCCGCAGGGCGATCCCGCCCCCCTGCCCTATCTGCTCGATGCCGCCGACCAGGCGCAGGGCGCCCTCGACATCACCCTGGAGGTGCTCATCGAGACGCCGGGGCTGAAGGAGAAGGGCCTGCCGCCCCATCGCCTGTCGCGCGGCTCATCAAGCGACCTCTACTGGACCGCCGCCCAGTTCGTCGCGCACCACACCTGCGGCGGCTGCAACCTGTCGCCCGGCGACCTCATGGGCACCGGCACCATCTCCGGCCCCACGCCGGATAGCTTCGGCAGCCTTTTGGAACTGTCGCAGGGCGGCAAGGCGCCTCTCACCCTCGCCTCGGGCGAAGAGCGGCGCTTTCTGGAGGATGGCGACACGGTGATCATCACCGGCCGCGCCGCGCGCGAGGGCTTCGTCTCCATCGGCTTCGGCGCCTGCAGTGGCACCATCCTGCCGGCGCTCGGGTGA
- a CDS encoding homogentisate 1,2-dioxygenase (TIGRFAM: homogentisate 1,2-dioxygenase~PFAM: homogentisate 12-dioxygenase~KEGG: rpc:RPC_0891 homogentisate 1,2-dioxygenase) yields MNSLPHPHLQGAPVRHSALVPGYMSGFGNSFETEALEGTLPIGRNSPQKINYGLYAEQLSGSPFTAPQAVNERSWLYRIRPTVKHSGRYRRVDKGLIRTAPMARDESELTLGQYRWSALPLPQDKRTFVSGLATLTTAGDADGQSGMAAHMAFVTASMENDYFFNADGELLVVAQQGALRFRTEFGVIDIAPGEICVIPRGVIFKVELIDGPARAYVCENYGATFTLPDRGPIGANCLANPRDFLTPVAAYEDREEPSQLFVKWGGELFVTDIGQSPLDVVAWHGNYAPYKYDLRTFSPVGALMFDHPDPSIFTVLTSPSGTPGTANIDFVIFPERWMVAENTFRPPWYHRNIMSEFMGLIFGVYDAKPEGFEPGGFSLHNLMLPHGPDEQAFEHASTGELKPVKLENTLAFMFETRVAQRVTAYAAGVPQLQADYVDCWAGLKKRFDPTRKDAW; encoded by the coding sequence ATGAACAGTCTGCCCCACCCCCACCTTCAGGGCGCGCCGGTGCGCCACAGCGCGCTCGTGCCCGGCTACATGTCCGGCTTCGGCAATTCGTTCGAGACCGAGGCGCTGGAAGGCACCTTGCCCATCGGCCGCAACTCGCCGCAGAAGATCAATTACGGGCTCTATGCCGAGCAGCTCTCCGGCTCGCCCTTCACCGCGCCGCAGGCGGTGAACGAGCGCTCCTGGCTCTACCGCATCCGGCCCACGGTGAAGCATTCCGGTCGCTACCGCCGCGTGGACAAGGGCCTGATCCGCACCGCGCCCATGGCCCGCGACGAGAGCGAGTTGACGCTCGGCCAGTACCGCTGGAGCGCGCTCCCGCTACCGCAGGACAAGCGCACCTTCGTTTCGGGCCTTGCCACCCTGACCACGGCGGGGGACGCCGATGGCCAGAGCGGCATGGCGGCCCACATGGCCTTCGTCACGGCGTCCATGGAAAACGACTATTTCTTCAACGCGGACGGCGAATTGCTGGTGGTGGCGCAGCAGGGGGCGCTGCGCTTCCGCACCGAATTCGGCGTCATCGACATCGCGCCCGGCGAGATCTGCGTGATCCCGCGCGGCGTGATCTTCAAGGTGGAGCTGATCGACGGGCCGGCCCGCGCCTATGTCTGCGAGAATTACGGCGCCACCTTCACCCTGCCGGACCGTGGCCCCATCGGCGCCAATTGCCTTGCCAACCCGCGCGACTTCCTCACCCCCGTCGCCGCCTACGAGGACCGGGAGGAGCCCTCGCAGCTGTTCGTGAAGTGGGGCGGCGAATTGTTCGTCACCGACATCGGCCAGTCGCCCCTCGACGTGGTGGCCTGGCACGGCAATTACGCGCCGTACAAATATGACCTGCGCACCTTCTCGCCCGTCGGCGCGCTGATGTTCGACCATCCGGACCCGTCCATCTTCACCGTGCTCACCTCGCCGTCGGGCACGCCGGGCACGGCCAACATCGATTTCGTCATCTTCCCCGAGCGCTGGATGGTGGCGGAGAATACGTTCCGCCCGCCGTGGTACCACCGTAACATCATGTCCGAATTCATGGGGCTCATCTTCGGCGTCTACGACGCCAAGCCCGAGGGCTTCGAGCCCGGCGGCTTCTCCCTGCACAACCTCATGCTGCCCCACGGGCCGGACGAGCAGGCCTTCGAGCACGCCTCCACCGGCGAGCTGAAGCCGGTGAAGCTGGAGAATACGCTGGCCTTCATGTTCGAGACCCGCGTGGCCCAGCGCGTCACCGCCTATGCCGCCGGCGTGCCGCAGCTCCAGGCCGATTATGTGGACTGCTGGGCCGGCCTGAAGAAGCGCTTCGACCCTACCCGCAAGGATGCGTGGTGA
- a CDS encoding transcriptional regulator, TrmB (PFAM: regulatory protein MarR; transcriptional regulator TrmB~KEGG: mes:Meso_2455 transcriptional regulator, MarR family), protein MSTLDLERFLPYRLNRVAAAVSEQLREVYGRKFGLTIPEWRVLATLAQLPRSTAREVGRHARLHKTKVSRAVQGLEERRWLSRAENPADRREEFLSLTPLGTTTYRAIVPDMSAFEDRLRAALGPDDMGAVLHALDRLEQVLGLEAPRQQD, encoded by the coding sequence ATGAGCACCCTCGACCTCGAACGTTTCCTCCCCTACCGGCTCAACCGCGTGGCCGCCGCGGTGTCGGAGCAGTTGCGGGAGGTTTATGGCCGCAAGTTCGGCCTCACCATCCCCGAATGGCGGGTGCTGGCGACGCTGGCCCAATTGCCCCGCAGCACGGCGCGGGAGGTGGGCCGCCATGCCCGGCTGCACAAGACCAAGGTGAGCCGGGCGGTGCAGGGGCTGGAGGAGCGGCGCTGGCTGTCGCGGGCGGAAAATCCGGCGGACCGGCGCGAGGAATTCCTGAGCCTCACCCCGTTGGGCACCACCACCTACCGCGCCATCGTGCCGGACATGAGCGCCTTCGAGGACCGCCTGCGCGCGGCGCTGGGGCCGGACGACATGGGGGCGGTGCTCCATGCGCTGGACCGGCTGGAACAGGTGCTGGGGTTGGAGGCTCCACGGCAGCAGGACTGA
- a CDS encoding short-chain dehydrogenase/reductase SDR (PFAM: NAD-dependent epimerase/dehydratase; short-chain dehydrogenase/reductase SDR; KR domain protein~KEGG: ade:Adeh_3217 short-chain dehydrogenase/reductase SDR) codes for MSDNIAGKVVVITGASSGLGAATARHLAAAGAKLVLGARRLDRLQALATELDLGAAAAVETDVTDPAQVKHLVDAAVAAHGRIDVLLNNAGLMPQSLLERGRVDEWDRMIDVNIKGVLYGIAAALPHMKAQKGGHIINVSSVAGHKVRPGSSVYAATKAAVRLLSEGLRQEVKPFNIRTTIISPGAVESELPQSVTEPDTAKAIADFYAAYAIPADSFARVVAFAISQPEEVDINEILFRPTAQEL; via the coding sequence ATGTCCGACAACATCGCAGGCAAGGTCGTCGTCATCACCGGCGCCAGTAGCGGCCTCGGCGCGGCGACCGCCCGGCATCTTGCCGCCGCGGGGGCGAAACTCGTGCTCGGCGCGCGCCGGCTCGACCGCCTCCAGGCACTGGCCACGGAACTCGATCTCGGTGCGGCTGCCGCCGTCGAGACCGACGTCACCGACCCGGCGCAGGTCAAGCACCTGGTGGACGCGGCGGTGGCGGCGCACGGGCGCATCGACGTGCTGCTCAACAATGCCGGCCTGATGCCGCAATCGCTGCTCGAACGCGGCCGGGTGGACGAGTGGGACCGGATGATCGACGTGAACATCAAGGGCGTGCTCTACGGCATCGCCGCCGCCCTGCCCCACATGAAGGCGCAGAAGGGCGGCCACATCATCAACGTCTCGTCGGTGGCGGGACACAAGGTGCGTCCGGGCAGCTCCGTCTATGCCGCCACCAAGGCCGCCGTGCGCTTGCTCTCCGAAGGGCTGCGCCAGGAGGTGAAGCCCTTCAACATCCGCACCACCATCATCTCGCCCGGCGCGGTGGAGAGCGAGCTGCCGCAGAGCGTGACCGAGCCGGACACGGCCAAGGCCATCGCCGATTTCTACGCCGCCTATGCCATCCCGGCCGACAGCTTCGCCCGGGTGGTGGCCTTCGCCATCAGCCAGCCCGAGGAGGTGGACATCAACGAGATCCTGTTCCGCCCGACCGCGCAGGAGCTGTGA
- a CDS encoding aldo/keto reductase (PFAM: aldo/keto reductase~KEGG: bra:BRADO4001 oxydo-reductase, aldo/keto reductase family), translated as MKTRMLGKNGLEVSALGFGCMGLNFSYGHALDSNDAIALIRQTVERGVTFFDTAEIYGPFTNEEIVGAALAPVRERVVIATKFGFAIDPKTGKQTGMDSRPEHIRAVCDASLKRLGVEVIDLFYQHRVDPNVPIEDVAGAVKDLIAEGKVKHFGLSEPGAQTVRRAHAVQPVTALQNEYSLWTRGPETNGILEASEELGIGLVAYSPLGKGFLTGAMGRDTKLADGDFRSILPRFTPQAMEKNQALVDLLKRIAAGKQATPAQVALAWLLAQKPWIVPIPGTTKLNRLEENLGAADITLSAADLAEIEQAAAGIQVEGERYPEQLMATIGR; from the coding sequence ATGAAAACACGCATGCTGGGCAAGAACGGACTTGAGGTTTCAGCCTTGGGCTTCGGCTGCATGGGCCTCAACTTCAGCTATGGCCACGCACTGGACAGCAATGATGCCATCGCCCTCATCCGGCAGACGGTGGAACGGGGCGTGACGTTTTTCGACACCGCCGAAATCTACGGCCCCTTCACCAATGAAGAGATCGTCGGCGCGGCGCTGGCGCCGGTGCGCGAGCGGGTGGTGATCGCCACCAAGTTCGGATTCGCCATCGATCCCAAGACCGGCAAGCAGACCGGAATGGACAGCCGCCCCGAGCACATCCGCGCGGTCTGCGATGCCTCCCTCAAGCGGCTGGGGGTGGAGGTCATCGACCTGTTCTACCAGCACCGCGTGGACCCCAACGTCCCCATCGAGGACGTGGCCGGCGCCGTGAAGGACCTGATCGCGGAAGGCAAGGTGAAGCATTTCGGTCTCTCCGAACCCGGTGCGCAGACGGTGCGCCGCGCCCATGCGGTGCAGCCTGTCACGGCGCTGCAGAACGAATATTCCCTGTGGACGCGCGGGCCGGAGACGAATGGCATCCTTGAGGCGAGCGAGGAGCTGGGCATCGGCCTCGTGGCGTACAGCCCCCTCGGCAAGGGCTTCCTCACCGGAGCCATGGGCCGGGACACCAAGCTCGCCGACGGGGACTTCCGCAGCATCCTGCCGCGCTTCACGCCGCAGGCCATGGAAAAGAACCAGGCGCTGGTGGACCTGCTGAAACGCATCGCCGCCGGCAAACAGGCCACGCCCGCCCAGGTCGCACTGGCCTGGCTTCTGGCGCAAAAACCCTGGATCGTGCCCATCCCCGGCACCACCAAGCTCAACCGGCTGGAGGAGAACCTGGGCGCGGCCGACATCACGCTGTCCGCCGCCGACCTCGCCGAGATCGAACAGGCGGCGGCCGGGATCCAGGTGGAAGGCGAACGCTATCCCGAGCAGCTCATGGCCACCATCGGCCGCTGA
- a CDS encoding transcriptional regulator, LysR family (PFAM: regulatory protein LysR; LysR substrate-binding~KEGG: rle:RL2733 putative LysR family transcriptional regulator), translating into MQREDLADLNAFLAVAEERSFTRAAARLGTSQSALSHTIRRLEARVGVRLLTRTTRNVAPTQAGERLLGTLRPALESIGSELTALAELRSRPAGTIRITTAEHAARTVIWPALERLLPDHPDIHVELSIDSSFTDIVAGRFDAGVRLGEALAKDMVAVRIGPDLRMAVVGAPAYFAAHPIPRTPQDLAEHNCINLRLLSSGALYAWELERDGREIRVRVEGQLAFDNIAMIVRAATAGFGLGFVMEDQVAAEIADGRLVRVLEDWCPAFAGYHLYFPSRRQPSAAFAVLVEALRYRPADGAR; encoded by the coding sequence ATGCAGCGCGAGGATCTGGCCGACCTCAATGCCTTCCTCGCGGTGGCCGAGGAGCGCAGCTTCACCCGCGCCGCCGCAAGGCTGGGCACCTCCCAGTCGGCGCTGAGCCACACCATCCGCCGGCTTGAGGCGCGGGTGGGGGTGCGGCTCTTGACCCGGACCACCCGCAATGTGGCGCCCACGCAGGCGGGCGAGCGGCTGCTCGGGACGCTCCGGCCGGCGCTGGAGAGCATCGGTTCCGAGCTGACCGCGCTGGCCGAGCTGCGGTCGAGGCCGGCGGGCACCATCCGCATCACCACCGCCGAACATGCCGCCCGCACCGTGATCTGGCCGGCGCTGGAACGCCTGCTGCCGGACCATCCGGACATCCATGTGGAGCTGAGCATCGATTCCAGCTTCACCGATATCGTGGCCGGACGTTTCGATGCCGGCGTGCGGCTGGGAGAGGCACTGGCCAAGGACATGGTGGCGGTACGCATCGGGCCGGACCTGCGCATGGCCGTGGTCGGGGCGCCGGCCTATTTCGCGGCGCACCCCATCCCCAGGACGCCGCAGGACCTCGCCGAGCACAATTGCATCAACCTGCGCCTCCTCAGCTCCGGCGCGCTCTATGCCTGGGAGCTGGAGCGGGACGGACGCGAAATCCGCGTGCGGGTCGAGGGGCAGCTCGCCTTCGACAATATCGCCATGATCGTCCGCGCTGCCACGGCGGGCTTCGGTCTGGGCTTCGTTATGGAAGACCAGGTCGCGGCCGAGATCGCCGACGGGCGGCTGGTGCGGGTGCTTGAGGACTGGTGCCCGGCCTTTGCGGGCTACCACCTTTATTTTCCCAGCCGCCGCCAGCCCTCTGCCGCGTTCGCGGTGCTGGTGGAGGCGTTGCGCTACCGTCCTGCGGACGGCGCCAGATAG
- a CDS encoding heavy metal translocating P-type ATPase (TIGRFAM: ATPase, P-type (transporting), HAD superfamily, subfamily IC; cadmium-translocating P-type ATPase; heavy metal translocating P-type ATPase~PFAM: Haloacid dehalogenase domain protein hydrolase; Heavy metal transport/detoxification protein; E1-E2 ATPase-associated domain protein~KEGG: rle:RL4262 putative transmembrane cation transport ATPase), producing the protein MQADAKKGRIMTAPLVQSRFRVTGMDCASCAAKIEGTTLRIAGVAEAEVSVAAGTLVIRHAPDADLAPLAGRLSPMGYALAPLASGGGQRKAHDHGESCAGHDHAGHDHAAHDHSDHDHSGHDHAEVGGHDHGAAPAAEGRWWSTGKARLTLLSGLALVAAFGVGTFVPAVQSWLYLAAMLVGLVPIARRAVAAAANGMPFTIEMLMTIAAAGAVIIGAAEEAAAVVFLFLVGELLEGVAAGRARASIRALTALVPKTALVERNGATIEVPAASLKVGEVILVRPGDRISADGLIVAGESGIDESPVTGESVPVRKGPEATVFAGTVNGEAALRVRVTATAEDNTIARVVKLVEEAQEKRAPTERLIDRFSRYYTPGVVAVAALVAVIPPLLFGGAWDAWIYKGLAILLIGCPCALVISTPAAIAAGLSAGARRGLLLKGGAVLETAGKITTVCFDKTGTLTAGKPQVTDVIGFAQPQAEVLRLAAALETGSSHPLAKAILDRAAADAIPIPPAEAAQALGGEGVSALVEGREVFLGSPPAAAARAPLTVVQADQIAALNDAGKTVSLLVADGAIAGAIAMRDEPRPDAAEGLAALKREGIRTVMLTGDNRRTAEAIGRQLGIEVRAELLPQDKLRIVGELQREGAVVAKVGDGINDAPALAAADIGIAMGGGTDVALETADAAALHGRVKDVASMIALSRRTMGNIHQNIAMSLGLKAVFLVTTIAGITGLWPAILADTGATVLVTLNALRLLRVRLE; encoded by the coding sequence ATGCAGGCTGACGCAAAGAAAGGCCGCATCATGACCGCTCCCCTCGTTCAAAGCCGGTTCCGCGTGACCGGGATGGACTGCGCCTCGTGCGCGGCGAAGATCGAGGGCACCACGCTGCGCATCGCCGGCGTCGCGGAAGCGGAGGTCTCGGTGGCGGCCGGCACTCTGGTGATCCGCCACGCCCCGGATGCCGACCTCGCCCCCCTCGCCGGGCGCCTGTCGCCCATGGGCTACGCCCTCGCCCCGCTCGCATCCGGCGGCGGGCAGCGCAAGGCGCACGACCATGGAGAGAGCTGTGCGGGACACGATCACGCCGGCCACGACCACGCGGCTCACGACCACTCCGACCATGACCACTCTGGCCACGACCACGCAGAAGTCGGCGGGCACGACCATGGTGCGGCGCCTGCCGCCGAGGGCCGCTGGTGGTCCACCGGCAAGGCGCGCCTCACCCTCCTGAGCGGCCTCGCTCTGGTGGCGGCCTTCGGCGTCGGCACCTTCGTCCCGGCGGTGCAATCCTGGCTGTACCTCGCCGCCATGCTGGTGGGCCTCGTGCCCATCGCCCGCCGCGCCGTCGCGGCGGCGGCCAACGGCATGCCCTTCACCATCGAGATGCTGATGACCATCGCGGCGGCGGGCGCCGTCATCATCGGCGCCGCCGAGGAGGCGGCAGCGGTGGTGTTCCTGTTCCTGGTAGGCGAATTGCTGGAAGGCGTCGCCGCCGGCCGCGCGCGCGCCAGCATCCGCGCGCTCACCGCACTGGTGCCCAAGACCGCGCTGGTGGAGCGCAACGGCGCCACCATCGAGGTGCCCGCCGCCAGCCTCAAGGTGGGCGAGGTGATCCTGGTGCGGCCCGGCGACCGGATTTCGGCGGACGGCCTCATCGTCGCCGGCGAGAGCGGCATCGACGAGAGCCCGGTGACCGGCGAAAGCGTGCCGGTGCGCAAGGGGCCTGAGGCTACCGTCTTCGCCGGCACGGTGAACGGGGAGGCGGCGCTGCGGGTGCGCGTCACCGCCACCGCCGAGGACAACACCATCGCCCGGGTGGTGAAGCTGGTGGAGGAGGCGCAGGAAAAGCGCGCGCCCACCGAGCGGCTCATCGATCGTTTCTCGCGCTATTACACGCCCGGCGTGGTGGCGGTGGCGGCGCTGGTGGCGGTAATCCCGCCGCTGCTGTTCGGCGGGGCGTGGGATGCGTGGATCTACAAGGGCCTCGCCATCCTGCTCATCGGCTGCCCCTGCGCGCTGGTGATCTCCACCCCGGCCGCCATCGCCGCCGGCCTCTCCGCCGGGGCCCGGCGCGGGCTGCTGCTGAAGGGCGGCGCCGTGCTGGAGACCGCCGGCAAGATCACCACCGTCTGCTTCGACAAGACCGGCACCCTCACCGCCGGAAAGCCGCAGGTGACGGACGTGATCGGCTTCGCCCAGCCGCAGGCCGAGGTGCTGCGCCTCGCGGCGGCGCTGGAGACCGGTTCGAGCCACCCCCTCGCCAAGGCCATCCTGGACCGCGCGGCGGCGGATGCCATCCCCATCCCCCCGGCAGAAGCCGCGCAGGCGCTGGGCGGCGAGGGCGTGTCGGCGCTGGTGGAGGGGCGCGAGGTGTTCCTCGGCTCGCCCCCGGCCGCCGCCGCGCGCGCGCCTTTGACGGTGGTGCAGGCCGACCAGATCGCGGCGCTGAATGACGCCGGCAAGACCGTGTCCCTGCTGGTGGCGGACGGCGCCATCGCCGGGGCCATCGCCATGCGCGACGAGCCCCGCCCGGACGCCGCCGAGGGCCTTGCCGCCCTAAAGCGGGAGGGCATCCGCACGGTGATGCTCACCGGCGACAACCGGCGCACGGCGGAGGCCATCGGCCGCCAGCTGGGCATCGAGGTGCGGGCCGAGCTGCTGCCGCAGGACAAGCTGCGCATCGTCGGCGAGCTGCAGCGCGAGGGCGCGGTGGTGGCCAAGGTGGGCGATGGCATCAACGACGCCCCGGCGCTGGCCGCCGCCGACATCGGCATCGCCATGGGCGGCGGCACCGACGTGGCGCTGGAGACAGCGGATGCCGCAGCCCTCCACGGCCGGGTGAAGGACGTTGCCTCCATGATCGCCCTGTCCCGGCGCACCATGGGCAACATCCACCAGAACATCGCCATGTCCCTTGGGCTGAAGGCGGTGTTCCTGGTCACCACCATCGCCGGCATCACCGGCCTGTGGCCGGCGATCCTCGCCGACACCGGCGCCACCGTGCTGGTGACCCTGAACGCTTTGCGGCTGCTGCGCGTGCGACTGGAGTGA
- a CDS encoding putative transcriptional regulator, MerR family (PFAM: regulatory protein MerR; Transcription regulator MerR DNA binding~KEGG: rpd:RPD_1504 regulatory protein, MerR) — MSGPSSENSPDLLPIGAAARASGVKVPTIRFYEEIGLMPALPRTEGNRRLYDATHLRRLAFIRHARELGFEIEAIRTLLTLQDRPAQSCAAADEIASARLIDVRSRIAALKALEAELQRMVDGCAHGHVAQCRVIETLSDHGQCQFHHSHSEKLESI; from the coding sequence ATGTCCGGTCCATCATCCGAAAATTCTCCCGACCTCCTGCCCATCGGCGCGGCGGCGCGTGCCAGCGGGGTGAAGGTGCCCACCATCCGCTTCTATGAAGAGATCGGCCTGATGCCCGCGCTGCCGCGCACCGAGGGCAACCGCCGGCTCTACGACGCCACCCACCTGCGGCGGCTCGCCTTCATCCGCCATGCGCGCGAGCTGGGTTTCGAGATCGAGGCCATCCGCACCCTGCTGACGCTGCAGGACCGGCCCGCGCAGTCGTGCGCGGCGGCGGACGAGATTGCCAGCGCGCGGCTCATCGACGTGCGCAGCCGCATCGCCGCTCTCAAGGCGCTGGAAGCAGAACTTCAGCGCATGGTGGACGGCTGCGCCCATGGCCACGTGGCGCAATGCAGGGTGATCGAAACGCTTTCCGATCATGGACAATGTCAATTTCATCACAGCCACTCCGAAAAGCTTGAGAGCATCTGA